A single Bufo bufo chromosome 6, aBufBuf1.1, whole genome shotgun sequence DNA region contains:
- the LOC121005814 gene encoding protein kinase C delta type-like: MERAEGAQDLPQPSDIYGLNMEIPKNLPKKRKRKRKRRVQPPNKRRRIETSEKAKDGGKEKMIKASKRPGSPIQESILKKRKRGEKTGGKAEDGPSTSYNTEMEQLSVTTPAETPIIVTGLESFTFHKILGEGGFGKVMLATHPGCQQQLAVKLVKKRVLLQNFSNNVLIERQVLEVTGKSPLFTHAYATFQTKDYAFFIMEFLSGGDLGDLIHAKAPFTIPVTRFFAAEIICGLQFLHNRGIIHRDIKPENILMDSAGHLKIADFGLAVMNIFGERKISQYAGTLSYMAPEVRNHLCASHCA, encoded by the exons ATGGAACGCGCTGAAGGCGCACAGGACCTTCCTCAACCCAGTGACATCTATGGGCTGAACATGGAGATTCCAAAGAAtcttcccaaaaaaagaaaaaggaagagaaagaggagagttcAGCCGCCAAATAAGAGGAGGAGAATAGAAACATCAGAGAAGGCGAAAGATGGCGGCAAAGAAAAAATGATCAAGGCTTCGAAAAGACCTGGAAGCCCTATACAGGAGAGTATCCTAAAaaagaggaagaggggagaaaagACAGGGGGAAAAGCTGAAGATGGACCAAGCACATCCTATAACACTGAGATGGAACAGCTGTCAG TGACAACCCCAGCAGAAACCCCCATCATTGTGACTGGACTGGAAAGCTTCACCTTCCATAAAATTCTTGGAGAGGGTGGTTTTGGTAAA GTCATGCTGGCCACACATCCCGGCTGCCAACAACAACTGGCAGTGAagctggtgaagaagagggtcctgcTTCAGAACTTTAGTAACAACGTTCTGATTGAGCGACAGGTCCTGGAGGTGACTGGGAAAAGTCCACTATTCACCCATGCTTATGCCACCttccagaccaag GACTATGCCTTCTTCATCATGGAGTTTCTCAGCGGAGGAGACCTAGGTGACCTCATACATGCCAAAGCCCCATTCACCATTCCAGTCACCAG ATTTTTTGCAGCTGAGATCATCTGTGGGCTGCAGTTTCTCCATAACAGAGGCATCATACATAGAGACATAAAACCAGAAAACATCTTAATGGACAGCGCCGGTCACTTGAAAATTGCCGATTTCGGTCTTGCCGTGATGAACATCTTTGGGGAAAGGAAGATCTCACAATATGCCGGAACTCTTAGCTACATGGCACCCGAGGTGAGGAATCATCTATGTGCTTCTCATTGTGCATAG